From Bacillus oleivorans:
TATCGAAAGGGCAAGCGCTGAAAAAGCCAGCTGAAACGTTGCCGGTATTCGGTCTAATACAATTCCTAGTGCGGGCTCACGTGAACGTAAGGATTCACCAAAATCACCTTGAACTGCATTGATCATGAATTCCCCGTATTGAACAATAAGAGGTCGGTCAAAGCCTAGTGCCTGTCGATATTCAGCTAACTGGTCCTTTGGAGCATCCGGAGGTAAGAAAAGCGCAGTTGGATCCCCAGATAGACGAATTAAAAAGAACACAGCTGTTAATGCCAAAAACACAACCAAAATCACCTGAAGGGTTCTTTTTACAACAAAATCTAACATGTCCATACCTCCTTTTCTTTAAGATTGGAAGGAGGGTATCAAAACCCTCCTATTATTAGTTCCAGCTCATGGTATGGACAAGCATTTTTTCATCAATTCGCGGCTGGAAGCTCAAATTTTTTCTGACCGCGTATAAATCACCTTGCTGCCATAAATAAATCCATGCTGCTTCCTCTACTAATCTTTGTTGAATTTCAGCCCATGCCTGTTTTCTTTCCTCAGGGTCAAATATTGGAATGGCATTTGAAATCATTTCTTGTACTTCTGGGTCATAAAATCCGCTATATGGTGCTTCTTCGGTAAATAGGTTTTCAACCGTTCCTTGTGCGTCAAATGCAGGGCCCCAGCCCAGTATAAACATGTCACTCATCTCTCGTTGACGTATTTTTGCTAAATGATTTCCCCACTCGTTAACTTGAACATTAACAGTGATACCAATTTGTTGTAACTGAGCAGCAATCGCTTGTGCTACATGAGTATCCATAGGATAGCGTCCGTTTGGAGTATCCAATTGTAAGGTTATATCAGAAGGTTTATAGCCAGCCTCTTCTAATAACTGAATTGCTTTTTCTGGATCATATTCATACCCTTCTGTTTCAGCATAATCCGCATTAATTTTTGATAGCGGACCAGTCATTTTCGTTCCATTTCCGTTTAATACACTTGCTAATAATTCATCGACATTAACAGCGTAGCTAATGGCCTGGCGTACCTTTTTATCTTGCAGTGGTCCATCGTAAAATGTATTAAGTGCTACATAGTTAATCCGAGAAGATCCAATCATTTCAATTTTTGAATTACCGTCGTTTTCTACTCTTTCTACTGAGTCCACCGGAACATTCTTAAATAGATCGATTTCACCACTTAAAAATGCTGCCAATCGAGTACTAAATTCAGGAATATATTTAAACGTAACCTGTTTAATACTTGGAGCACCGTTCCAGTAATCTTCATTGGCTTCAAGCTTTAGATATTGGTCCCTTTCCCACTCGGAGAATTTGTATGCTCCTGTACCCACAGGGTTTTTTGCTGCTTCATCAAGACCTACTTCCTGAACATGTTCCATGTCCATGATCAATAGGTCATCAGCTATACGTAATAATAAATTCGGCAGTGGTTCATGTGTGATGATTTGAACCTTATAATCATCAATAACCTTAACTTCTTTAAAGGCTGTCCATCTTGAACGATAAAATGAATTATTTTCTTCATTTAAAATGTATTCAATGTTTTGCTTAACATCTTCTGCGGTAAAAGGTTTTCCATTATGGAAAGTAACATCTTCTCTTAAAGTAAATTCCCAAGTAAGTTCATCGATATTTTTCCATTCGGATGCTAATCCTGGAATAAATCCGCCTTCATTATCTCTTTCAATTAACGGATCATAAATATTTCTGATTTGTACATCATTTACATAATTCACGTCCGTGTTAGCAAGCATTGTAACAGCATCTGACTCAATGCCAATTACAATGTCGTCCCTAGCCGATGGAGAACCCTCTTCAGTTGCATTATCATTTGAATCACTATCATTGCTATCTGTCATATCCCCTGCAGTTTCGGGAGTACAGCCCGCAGCAATAAATAATAGTAAAATGATCGAAAATATTACCATTAGATTTTTTCTTTTCATAAAATTTCCCCTCTCCTAAATGATTACTAGATAACCCCAAATGCAATGTTCGAATGAAATCAATCCTTTCTCTATTTATCTGAAATATCTTTATTTTCAGTCTATCAATTCTTCTTTTTTTATCTATGTGGTTTATACCAAAATCAAAATCTATTTCTTGTTAAAATTCACAAAATTAAGTATAGTTTAAATAGTAACTTTTTTTGTTTGGGGGTAATTATGAATCAATCACTCAATAAATTACAGTTACAATATTTAATTCATGTTTCGAACCTATTAAATTCAACCTTGGACATTGATACAGTCGTCGACTTAATCATTTCTGAAATTATTCCAATAATTGACGGGGCTGATGGCGGAATTCTCTTTTTGTTTGATGAAAAGAATCAGCAGTTAATTCCAAAGAGTTCCTATGGATTTAATGAAAACATATTAAAGCTGGTGAGAATAAAACCTGGTGAATCTATGACAGGACTTGCTTTTAAAAAGAGGAGGACTTTGATTTTCTCAAATCGCGAGGAAATATTTGGAGCCCAGAAATCCTTTTCTCCTTACAATTTAGAAATGCATAATTCAGCTATACGCTCTATTGTTTACTCTGCAATCTGTGCACCCATTTTTATTAAACAAAAGTGTATTGGCATCATTACGCTTGATTGTTTTTCAAGAAACAAGTATTTTACAAAGGAAGATAAGGAACTTCTAGAAGCCATTACCCATCAGGTAGGAATAGCTTTAGAAAGGACTGCATTATATAAGGAAAAAGAAAAATCTATTAAACTTCTTGAAAGCCTCAATCATGAAATTACCCGGCAAAATCACCTTCTTTCACACTCTATAAAAATGCATCAAAGATTATCTGATATTGTATTGAACGGGGAAGGACTGAATGAAATTCTAATGTATATTCAGTCAACCATTAGAATACCTACCCTTTTACTGGATAATTTTGGAGAAGTATTAATCTGCTACAAAATAGAAGAACTCAATGTAGAAATTGATTCCTTTAAAGAGTATATTGTCCCTCATTTAAGTGACTATCCAGTTCAAAAGCAAACTCTCATTTCAATAGGGAGAGATCAAAACTATTTTCTTTCTCTATTTCCAATTGGCAGTAAGACCAACCTTCTTGGATATTTAGTTACAGTTTCCAACAGCAAACTAAATGATATTGATTATACAGCGCTGAGCCACGCTTGCACGATCATTTCCTTGGAATTATTAAAGGAACAACATCTTTATGAGATAGAGCAAAGTTTAAAAGGAGAATTTATTGAAGAGCTTTTTCAAGCTGAAAAGTTTAGTGACAGCTTACGAAAAAGAGCATTACAATTAGAGCTTGAGCCTGACCGATTATATCAAGTTATTTACATTGACTATGAACCATTTATCCTAAATTATCAGAGGTCTAGAAGCATTAACTATACCATTCACAAAAAATTACTTCATTTAGTAAATAATCTCTTTTTGAATGGTTTTGCATCCGGTCTTGCAGTTAATAAGCACAATCATATTGTAATCATTCTGTCCTTTAAAGTTGAATCAAGGTTTGAAAAAATTAAATCATTTTTGAAGGAAAAAAGTAACCAATTTTTAATTCAAGCTGAAAAAAATTTCAAAGGCTTGACTCTAGCAATAGGGATTGGAGGAATACAGAAAGGATTAGATCTTGTTTATAAATCTTCACAGCAGGCCGTTAGATGTTTATCCTATATAAAAAACAAAAAAGTAAATGATACGATCCTTTTTTTTGATGAATTAGGAGCTAAAAGGCTTTATTTAAATAACACCGATGAAGAGCTAATGGACTTTTTAACAGATGTTCTGGGCCCATTATTTCAATATGAAAACCAACAAAAAGAAGAGTTTATTGAAACGTTATTCATTTATTTAGATAATAACCAAAAGTTAAAAGTAACAGCTGAGAAGTTACATGTTCATTTAAATACTCTTTCCTATCGAATAAAGCGGATAGAATCAATTTTAGGTATTAGTTTTCAAGACCCTAATGATCTCCTAAATTTATATTTAGCTGTTAATATGTACAAACTGCTAAAAAAAGTCTCATCTTAAAGAAAACCCTAAGCAGGTTTCAAATTTTCTAAAAAAGTGCTGTTTGCTGGAAAAGGAAGGAGAATTTAGACTCCTTCCTTTAACTATCATTTCTCTAAAAAATAAATAGGTACTAATTTCTTATATAGCACGTATTAAAAAATGGTTTTATTTTAAGTCTAAGCAATTATTTTATTTTGACTTATTGTGTTTCCTTCGAGTAACCGTGCCTGCACGAGACGTTCTCTTACCTTAATGCCAATCAGGCTGGCTAAATAGGCTTTCACGATACCGCCTAATATAAATGGAGTGACAGCAACACTCATTGCAGCCCCCCATGAAACATCAGCGACGAATTTATATTGGATACCGCCTAAAGCTAATGTAATCACCATCCCGACTAGATTTGCAATCATCGCCATTGAAATCGTAAATTTAGTTTTTTCAAGAATTAATCCTGTAAAATAGGCTGTTACAATAAATCCAATGATGAATCCGCCGGTTGGACCAACTAATACATGAAAACCAGCACTTGCTGAAGAGAAAACCGGAACTCCTACAGCGCCAATCGCTGCATATACAATCATGGAAACAGCTCCATAGCGACTTCCTAAAATCGTTGCAGTCAATCCCACAGCTAAGGTTTGTCCGGTAATTGGAATCAGCGGAAGCGGAATCGTG
This genomic window contains:
- a CDS encoding ABC transporter substrate-binding protein → MKRKNLMVIFSIILLLFIAAGCTPETAGDMTDSNDSDSNDNATEEGSPSARDDIVIGIESDAVTMLANTDVNYVNDVQIRNIYDPLIERDNEGGFIPGLASEWKNIDELTWEFTLREDVTFHNGKPFTAEDVKQNIEYILNEENNSFYRSRWTAFKEVKVIDDYKVQIITHEPLPNLLLRIADDLLIMDMEHVQEVGLDEAAKNPVGTGAYKFSEWERDQYLKLEANEDYWNGAPSIKQVTFKYIPEFSTRLAAFLSGEIDLFKNVPVDSVERVENDGNSKIEMIGSSRINYVALNTFYDGPLQDKKVRQAISYAVNVDELLASVLNGNGTKMTGPLSKINADYAETEGYEYDPEKAIQLLEEAGYKPSDITLQLDTPNGRYPMDTHVAQAIAAQLQQIGITVNVQVNEWGNHLAKIRQREMSDMFILGWGPAFDAQGTVENLFTEEAPYSGFYDPEVQEMISNAIPIFDPEERKQAWAEIQQRLVEEAAWIYLWQQGDLYAVRKNLSFQPRIDEKMLVHTMSWN
- a CDS encoding biotin transporter BioY yields the protein MERNYKLRMLLYCALFAAITGVLAQITIPLPLIPITGQTLAVGLTATILGSRYGAVSMIVYAAIGAVGVPVFSSASAGFHVLVGPTGGFIIGFIVTAYFTGLILEKTKFTISMAMIANLVGMVITLALGGIQYKFVADVSWGAAMSVAVTPFILGGIVKAYLASLIGIKVRERLVQARLLEGNTISQNKIIA
- a CDS encoding helix-turn-helix domain-containing protein gives rise to the protein MNQSLNKLQLQYLIHVSNLLNSTLDIDTVVDLIISEIIPIIDGADGGILFLFDEKNQQLIPKSSYGFNENILKLVRIKPGESMTGLAFKKRRTLIFSNREEIFGAQKSFSPYNLEMHNSAIRSIVYSAICAPIFIKQKCIGIITLDCFSRNKYFTKEDKELLEAITHQVGIALERTALYKEKEKSIKLLESLNHEITRQNHLLSHSIKMHQRLSDIVLNGEGLNEILMYIQSTIRIPTLLLDNFGEVLICYKIEELNVEIDSFKEYIVPHLSDYPVQKQTLISIGRDQNYFLSLFPIGSKTNLLGYLVTVSNSKLNDIDYTALSHACTIISLELLKEQHLYEIEQSLKGEFIEELFQAEKFSDSLRKRALQLELEPDRLYQVIYIDYEPFILNYQRSRSINYTIHKKLLHLVNNLFLNGFASGLAVNKHNHIVIILSFKVESRFEKIKSFLKEKSNQFLIQAEKNFKGLTLAIGIGGIQKGLDLVYKSSQQAVRCLSYIKNKKVNDTILFFDELGAKRLYLNNTDEELMDFLTDVLGPLFQYENQQKEEFIETLFIYLDNNQKLKVTAEKLHVHLNTLSYRIKRIESILGISFQDPNDLLNLYLAVNMYKLLKKVSS